A genomic window from Quercus lobata isolate SW786 chromosome 10, ValleyOak3.0 Primary Assembly, whole genome shotgun sequence includes:
- the LOC115964433 gene encoding uncharacterized protein At4g02000-like: MEVMVRTFKQLWRSTNGFKIRNHKDHMVLFVFDNLSDVDRILQSQPWSFDKHLVMIQRYNTDVLVHELVFTKALFWVQVHEILVHYMTKTVAESLCEIVGEVQKSTNDVDDEDGHFIRVRVLIDVTLPLCRGRLITMENGVKNWIRFKYERLPNICFWCGRLTHSDKNCDLWIDNKGTLSPDQQQFNSSLKASPYSAKGKNVIFVPEGPMKEENPVFRYHRKSGHIRSRWWIKQGLVHRKMCSPTWS; encoded by the coding sequence ATGGAAGTGATGGTGAGAACCTTCAAACAATTGTGGAGATCCACCAACGGCTTCAAGATTCGCAACCATAAGGATCACAtggtgctttttgtttttgacaaCTTAAGTGATGTTGATCGAATACTACAGAGCCAGCCATGGAGTTTCGACAAACACTTAGTTATGATACAGAGATACAATACAGATGTACTAGTCCATGAGTTGGTGTTTACAAAAGCATTATTCTGGGTGCAAGTTCATGAAATTCTGGTCCATTACATGACTAAGACGGTTGCTGAAAGCCTTTGTGAAATTGTCGGGGAAGTCCAAAAATCAACtaatgatgttgatgatgaagatggtCATTTTATCCGAGTTCGTGTCCTAATAGATGTCACCTTACCTCTGTGTAGGGGACGATTAATTACAATGGAGAATGGGGTTAAAAATTGGATCCGATTCAAATATGAAAGGTTGCCAAATATATGCTTCTGGTGTGGGCGATTAACTCACAGTGACAAGAATTGTGACTTGTGGATTGATAACAAAGGCACCCTTTCGCCTGATCAACAACAGTTTAATTCTAGCTTGAAGGCATCACCATACTCGGCCAAAGGAAAAAATGTCATCTTTGTTCCAGAGGGTCCTATGAAGGAAGAAAATCCAGTTTTTAGGTACCACAGGAAGTCAGGCCACATTCGGAGCCGGTGGTGGATAAAACAGGGACTGGTTCACCGAAAAATGTGTAGTCCGACATGGAGCTAA